The proteins below are encoded in one region of Pseudonocardia sp. DSM 110487:
- the rpmC gene encoding 50S ribosomal protein L29, producing the protein MAAGSTAAAELRELSDEELVLRVREAKEELFNLRFQMATGQLDNNRRLRTVRHDIARIYTIMRERELGLSAAPDENDEGAA; encoded by the coding sequence ATGGCCGCAGGCTCGACCGCCGCTGCCGAGCTGCGCGAGCTTTCCGACGAGGAGCTCGTGCTGCGGGTGCGGGAGGCCAAGGAGGAGCTGTTCAACCTCCGCTTCCAGATGGCCACCGGGCAGCTGGACAACAACCGGCGGCTGCGTACCGTCCGGCACGACATCGCGCGGATCTACACGATCATGCGCGAGCGCGAGCTGGGCCTCTCGGCCGCCCCCGATGAGAACGACGAGGGTGCGGCATGA
- the rpsQ gene encoding 30S ribosomal protein S17 translates to MSEKAQVRGERKVREGLVVSDKMDKTIVVELEDRVKHPLYAKVIRRTSKVKAHDEGNTAGTGDRVRLMETRPLSATKRWRLVEILEKAK, encoded by the coding sequence ATGAGTGAGAAGGCTCAGGTCCGCGGGGAGCGCAAGGTCCGTGAGGGCCTGGTCGTGTCCGACAAGATGGACAAGACCATCGTGGTCGAGCTCGAGGACCGCGTGAAGCACCCGCTGTACGCGAAGGTCATTCGCCGGACCAGCAAGGTCAAGGCGCACGACGAGGGCAACACGGCCGGGACGGGCGACCGCGTCCGGCTGATGGAGACCCGCCCGCTGTCCGCCACCAAGCGCTGGCGGCTGGTGGAGATCCTGGAGAAGGCGAAGTGA
- the rplB gene encoding 50S ribosomal protein L2, whose translation MGIRKYKPTTPGRRGSSVSDFAEITRSTPEKSLIRPLHSKGGRNVHGRVTTRHQGGGHKRAYRLIDFRRNDKDGVPAKVAHIEYDPNRTSRIALLHYADGEKRYIIAPAKLKQGDTVEAGPRADIKVGNNLPLRNIPTGTVIHAIELRPGGGAKIARSAGSSVQLVAKDGPYAQLRMPSGEIRNVDVRCRATVGEVGNSEHSNINWGKAGRMRWKGKRPTVRGVAMNPVDHPHGGGEGKTSGGRHPVNPAGKPEGRTRRTKPSDKMIVRRRRTGKKR comes from the coding sequence ATGGGCATCCGTAAGTACAAGCCGACGACCCCGGGTCGTCGTGGGTCGAGCGTCTCGGACTTCGCCGAGATCACGCGCTCGACGCCCGAGAAGTCGCTGATCCGCCCGCTGCACAGCAAGGGCGGCCGCAACGTGCACGGGCGGGTCACCACCCGGCACCAGGGCGGCGGCCACAAGCGCGCCTACCGCCTGATCGACTTCCGGCGCAACGACAAGGACGGCGTCCCGGCCAAGGTCGCTCACATCGAGTACGACCCCAACCGCACCAGCCGCATCGCGCTGCTGCACTACGCCGACGGCGAGAAGCGCTACATCATCGCGCCGGCGAAGCTCAAGCAGGGCGACACCGTCGAGGCCGGCCCAAGGGCCGACATCAAGGTGGGCAACAACCTGCCGCTGCGCAACATCCCGACCGGCACCGTGATCCACGCGATCGAGCTCCGCCCCGGCGGCGGCGCGAAGATCGCGCGATCGGCCGGCTCGAGCGTGCAGCTCGTGGCGAAGGACGGCCCCTACGCGCAGCTGCGCATGCCGTCCGGGGAGATCCGCAACGTCGACGTGCGCTGCCGCGCCACCGTCGGCGAGGTCGGCAACTCCGAGCACTCCAACATCAACTGGGGCAAGGCCGGCCGGATGCGGTGGAAGGGCAAGCGCCCCACCGTCCGCGGTGTCGCCATGAACCCGGTCGACCACCCCCACGGTGGTGGTGAGGGCAAGACCTCCGGTGGTCGCCACCCGGTCAACCCCGCGGGCAAGCCCGAGGGCCGCACCCGCCGCACCAAGCCGTCCGACAAGATGATCGTTCGCCGGCGTCGCACCGGCAAGAAGCGCTGA
- the rplE gene encoding 50S ribosomal protein L5, with protein sequence MSAPTAERVAPRLKQRYLDEIKGELREQFSYSNVMQIPGVVKVVVNMGVGDAARDAKLIDGAVRDLATITGQKPQVRRATKSIAQFKLREGMPIGAKVTLRGDRMWEFLDRLLTIALPRIRDFRGLSGTQFDGRGNYTFGLTEQSMFHEIDPDSIDRPRGMDITVVTTATTDEEGRALLRRLGFPFKEA encoded by the coding sequence ATGAGCGCACCCACCGCTGAGCGAGTGGCGCCGCGACTCAAGCAGCGCTACCTCGACGAGATCAAGGGCGAGCTGCGCGAGCAGTTCTCCTACTCCAACGTCATGCAGATCCCCGGCGTCGTGAAGGTCGTCGTCAACATGGGCGTCGGCGACGCCGCCCGCGACGCGAAGCTGATCGACGGCGCGGTCCGCGACCTGGCCACCATCACCGGCCAGAAGCCGCAGGTCCGCCGGGCCACCAAGTCCATCGCCCAGTTCAAGCTGCGCGAGGGCATGCCGATCGGCGCGAAGGTCACCCTCCGCGGCGACCGGATGTGGGAGTTCCTCGACCGCCTGCTGACGATCGCGCTGCCGCGTATCCGCGACTTCCGTGGCCTCTCGGGCACGCAGTTCGACGGCCGGGGCAACTACACGTTCGGGCTCACGGAGCAGTCGATGTTCCACGAGATCGACCCGGACTCGATCGACCGGCCGCGCGGCATGGACATCACGGTCGTCACCACGGCCACGACCGACGAGGAAGGCCGGGCGTTGCTGCGCCGGCTCGGCTTCCCGTTCAAGGAGGCGTGA
- the tuf gene encoding elongation factor Tu: MAKAKFERTKPHVNIGTIGHIDHGKTTLTAAITKVLHDKYPNLNEASAFDQIDKAPEERQRGITISIAHVEYQTEKRHYAHVDCPGHADYIKNMITGAAQMDGAILVVAATDGPMPQTREHVLLARQVGVPYIVVALNKADMVDDEEILELVELEVRELLSSQEYPGDDLPIVRVSALKALEGDQEWADKLLELMDAVDESIPEPERDTEKPFLMPVEDVFTITGRGTVVTGRIERGIVKVNETVEIVGIREKSTSTTVTGVEMFRKILDEGRAGENVGLLLRGVKREDVERGQVVCKPSSITPHTEFEGQVYILSKDEGGRHTPFFNNYRPQFYFRTTDVTGVVTLPSGTEMVMPGDNTSMSVSLIQPIAMEEGLQFAIREGGRTVGAGQVTKINK, encoded by the coding sequence GTGGCGAAGGCGAAGTTCGAGCGGACCAAGCCGCACGTCAACATCGGCACGATCGGTCACATCGACCACGGCAAGACCACGCTGACGGCGGCCATCACCAAGGTTCTGCACGACAAGTACCCGAACCTCAACGAGGCTTCGGCGTTCGACCAGATCGACAAGGCTCCCGAGGAGCGTCAGCGCGGTATCACGATCTCGATCGCACATGTCGAGTACCAGACCGAGAAGCGGCACTACGCGCACGTCGACTGCCCCGGGCACGCCGACTACATCAAGAACATGATCACCGGTGCCGCCCAGATGGACGGTGCGATCCTGGTGGTCGCCGCCACGGACGGCCCGATGCCGCAGACGCGTGAGCACGTGCTGCTCGCGCGCCAGGTCGGTGTGCCGTACATCGTGGTGGCGCTGAACAAGGCCGACATGGTCGACGACGAGGAGATCCTCGAGCTCGTCGAGCTGGAGGTCCGGGAGCTGCTGTCCTCGCAGGAGTACCCGGGCGACGACCTGCCGATCGTCCGCGTCTCGGCGCTCAAGGCGCTCGAGGGCGACCAGGAGTGGGCCGACAAGCTCCTCGAGCTCATGGACGCGGTCGACGAGTCGATCCCGGAGCCGGAGCGCGACACCGAGAAGCCGTTCCTCATGCCCGTCGAGGACGTCTTCACGATCACCGGTCGCGGCACCGTGGTCACCGGCCGCATCGAGCGCGGCATCGTGAAGGTGAACGAGACCGTCGAGATCGTGGGTATCCGCGAGAAGTCGACCTCGACCACCGTCACCGGCGTCGAGATGTTCCGCAAGATCCTCGACGAGGGGCGTGCGGGCGAGAACGTCGGCCTGCTGCTCCGCGGTGTCAAGCGCGAGGACGTCGAGCGCGGCCAGGTCGTCTGCAAGCCGAGCTCGATCACCCCGCACACCGAGTTCGAGGGCCAGGTCTACATCCTGTCCAAGGACGAGGGCGGCCGCCACACGCCGTTCTTCAACAACTACCGCCCGCAGTTCTACTTCCGCACTACGGACGTCACGGGCGTTGTGACCCTGCCCAGCGGCACCGAGATGGTCATGCCGGGCGACAACACCTCGATGAGCGTTTCGCTGATCCAGCCGATCGCCATGGAGGAGGGCCTGCAGTTCGCCATCCGCGAGGGTGGTCGGACCGTCGGCGCCGGCCAGGTCACCAAGATCAACAAGTAG
- the rplW gene encoding 50S ribosomal protein L23, with the protein MIPDPRDILLAPVVSEKSYGLLEERQYTFVVAPDANKTEIKIAVEKVFGVKVLSVNTLNRPGKRKRTRTGYGKRKDTKRAIVTLSEESRTIDVFGGRAS; encoded by the coding sequence GTGATCCCCGATCCGCGGGACATCCTGCTCGCGCCGGTGGTGTCGGAGAAGAGCTACGGGCTGCTCGAGGAGCGCCAGTACACCTTCGTCGTCGCCCCGGACGCGAACAAGACCGAGATCAAGATCGCCGTGGAGAAGGTGTTCGGGGTCAAGGTGCTCAGCGTCAACACGCTGAACCGCCCGGGCAAGCGCAAGCGCACCCGCACCGGCTACGGCAAGCGCAAGGACACCAAGCGCGCCATCGTCACGCTCTCCGAGGAGAGCCGGACGATCGACGTGTTCGGCGGCCGGGCGAGCTGA
- the rplX gene encoding 50S ribosomal protein L24, translated as MKVKKGDTVQVIAGKDKGAKGKVIQAYPDTQRVLVEGVNRIKKHTRITQNQRGAQSGGIITTEAAIHVSNVMLVDGDGKPTRVGKNVTDEGKRVRISRRSGKEI; from the coding sequence ATGAAGGTCAAGAAGGGCGACACCGTGCAGGTGATCGCCGGCAAGGACAAGGGCGCGAAGGGCAAGGTCATCCAGGCCTACCCGGACACGCAGCGCGTGCTCGTCGAGGGTGTCAACCGGATCAAGAAGCACACCCGGATCACCCAGAACCAGCGCGGCGCGCAGTCCGGCGGGATCATCACCACCGAGGCCGCCATCCACGTCTCGAACGTGATGCTGGTCGACGGCGATGGCAAGCCCACCCGCGTCGGCAAGAACGTCACCGACGAGGGCAAGCGCGTCCGGATCTCCCGGCGTTCCGGGAAGGAGATCTGA
- the rpsH gene encoding 30S ribosomal protein S8 yields the protein MTMTDPIADMLTRLRNANSAYHDRVVMPHSKLKVSIAEILQKEGYIASHHVEDAEVGKNLVIELKYGRNRERSIAGLRRVSKPGLRVYAKNTTLPRVLGGLGVAIISTSSGLQTDKQAKKNGVGGEVLAYVW from the coding sequence ATGACGATGACCGACCCCATCGCAGACATGCTCACGCGTCTGCGCAATGCCAACTCGGCGTACCACGACCGCGTGGTCATGCCGCACTCGAAGCTCAAGGTCTCGATCGCGGAGATCCTCCAGAAGGAGGGTTACATCGCCTCCCACCACGTGGAGGACGCCGAGGTCGGCAAGAACCTGGTCATCGAGCTCAAGTACGGGCGCAACCGGGAGCGCAGCATCGCCGGCCTCCGGCGCGTGTCGAAGCCCGGCCTGCGCGTGTACGCCAAGAACACCACCCTGCCCCGGGTCCTCGGTGGCCTCGGCGTCGCGATCATCTCGACGTCGAGCGGTCTGCAGACCGACAAGCAGGCCAAGAAGAACGGCGTGGGCGGGGAAGTCCTCGCCTACGTCTGGTGA
- the rpsC gene encoding 30S ribosomal protein S3 — protein sequence MGQKINPHGFRLGITTDWKSRWYADKQYAEYVKEDVEIRKMLSKGMERAGISKVEIERTRDRVRVDIHTARPGIVIGRRGAEADRIRGQLEKLTKKQVQLNILEVKNSESDAQLVAQAVAEQLSNRVAFRRAMRKGIQSAMRSPQVKGIRIQCSGRLGGAEMSRSEFYREGRVPLHTLRADIDYGLFEARTTFGRIGVKVWIYKGDVVGGRREGAPAAASAPERPRRDRPQRRRSGASGTTGSGTEAGRAAAEQSSGGGTATATATAENEQGGS from the coding sequence ATGGGTCAGAAGATCAACCCGCACGGGTTCCGGCTCGGCATCACCACCGACTGGAAGTCGCGCTGGTATGCCGACAAGCAGTACGCCGAGTACGTCAAGGAGGACGTCGAGATCCGCAAGATGCTCTCCAAGGGCATGGAGCGGGCCGGCATCTCCAAGGTCGAGATCGAGCGCACCCGCGACCGCGTGCGTGTGGACATCCACACCGCGCGTCCGGGCATCGTGATCGGCCGCCGTGGAGCCGAGGCCGACCGCATCCGCGGCCAGCTCGAGAAGCTCACCAAGAAGCAGGTGCAGCTGAACATCCTCGAGGTCAAGAACTCGGAGTCCGACGCGCAGCTCGTGGCCCAGGCGGTCGCCGAGCAGCTGTCGAACCGCGTTGCTTTCCGCCGCGCGATGCGCAAGGGCATCCAGTCCGCCATGCGCAGCCCGCAGGTGAAGGGCATCCGGATCCAGTGCTCCGGTCGCCTCGGTGGCGCGGAGATGTCGCGTTCGGAGTTCTACCGCGAGGGTCGGGTTCCGCTGCACACGCTGCGCGCCGACATCGACTACGGCCTGTTCGAGGCCCGCACCACGTTCGGTCGTATCGGCGTCAAGGTGTGGATCTACAAGGGTGACGTCGTCGGTGGCCGCCGTGAGGGCGCCCCCGCCGCGGCGTCCGCGCCGGAACGTCCGCGCCGCGACCGGCCGCAGCGCCGCCGCTCGGGTGCGTCGGGCACCACCGGTTCGGGCACCGAGGCCGGGCGCGCCGCCGCTGAGCAGTCGTCGGGTGGGGGCACCGCCACGGCCACCGCCACCGCCGAGAACGAGCAGGGTGGGAGCTGA
- the rplV gene encoding 50S ribosomal protein L22, with protein MAETTEAPAAAPARARAVARYVHMSPTKVRRVVELIKDRPVQEALDILRFSPQAAAQPLFKVVASAAANAENNLDLDPDTLVVAAAFADEGPTLKRIRPRAQGRAYRIRKRTSHITVEVESQPAKAGRGARGAKGRAR; from the coding sequence GTGGCTGAGACCACCGAAGCCCCTGCCGCCGCGCCCGCACGGGCGCGCGCGGTGGCGCGGTACGTGCACATGTCGCCCACCAAGGTGCGGCGAGTCGTTGAGCTGATCAAGGACCGCCCGGTCCAGGAGGCACTCGACATCCTGCGGTTCAGCCCGCAGGCGGCGGCCCAGCCGCTGTTCAAGGTCGTGGCGAGCGCCGCGGCCAACGCCGAGAACAACCTCGACCTGGACCCCGACACCCTCGTGGTGGCGGCGGCCTTTGCCGACGAGGGCCCGACGCTCAAGCGCATCCGGCCGCGGGCCCAGGGCCGCGCCTACCGGATCCGCAAGCGTACGAGCCACATCACCGTCGAGGTCGAGTCCCAGCCGGCGAAGGCAGGCCGGGGCGCTCGCGGTGCGAAGGGGAGGGCCCGCTGA
- a CDS encoding type Z 30S ribosomal protein S14: MAKKALIIKAAAKPKFKVRGYTRCQKCGRPRAVLRKFGLCRICVREMAHAGELPGVNKSSW; the protein is encoded by the coding sequence ATGGCCAAGAAGGCGCTCATCATCAAGGCCGCGGCAAAGCCGAAGTTCAAGGTGCGTGGCTACACGCGCTGCCAGAAGTGCGGCCGGCCGCGCGCGGTGCTGCGCAAGTTCGGCCTCTGCCGCATCTGTGTCCGGGAAATGGCACACGCGGGCGAGCTGCCCGGCGTGAACAAGTCCTCCTGGTAA
- the rpsJ gene encoding 30S ribosomal protein S10, translating into MAGQKIRIRLKAYDHEAIDASARKIVETVTRTGARVVGPVPLPTEKNIYCVIRSPHKYKDSREHFEMRTHKRLIDILDPTPKTVDALMRIDLPASVDVNIQ; encoded by the coding sequence ATGGCGGGACAAAAGATCCGCATCAGGCTCAAGGCCTATGACCACGAGGCCATCGACGCCTCCGCGCGCAAGATCGTCGAGACGGTCACCCGCACGGGCGCTCGGGTCGTCGGGCCGGTGCCTCTGCCGACGGAGAAGAACATCTACTGCGTCATCCGCTCGCCGCACAAGTACAAGGACTCGCGGGAGCACTTCGAGATGCGCACGCACAAGCGGCTGATCGACATCCTCGACCCGACGCCGAAGACGGTCGACGCGCTCATGCGCATCGACCTTCCGGCCAGCGTCGACGTCAACATCCAGTAG
- the rplN gene encoding 50S ribosomal protein L14, whose protein sequence is MIQQESRLRVADNTGAKEILCIRVLGGSGRRYAGIGDTIVATVKDAIPGAGVKRGDVVKAVIVRTVKERRRPDGSYIRFDENAAVLIKQDGEPRGTRIFGPVGRELRDKRFMKIISLAPEVL, encoded by the coding sequence GTGATCCAGCAGGAGTCGCGGCTGCGCGTCGCCGACAACACCGGTGCCAAGGAGATCCTGTGCATCCGGGTGCTGGGCGGCTCCGGCCGGCGCTACGCAGGAATCGGCGACACGATCGTCGCCACGGTGAAGGACGCCATCCCCGGCGCAGGCGTGAAGCGCGGTGACGTGGTCAAGGCTGTCATCGTGCGCACCGTCAAGGAGCGCAGGCGGCCGGACGGGTCCTACATCCGGTTCGACGAGAACGCCGCCGTGCTCATCAAGCAGGACGGCGAGCCGCGGGGGACCCGCATCTTCGGCCCGGTCGGGCGCGAACTGCGCGACAAGCGGTTCATGAAGATCATCTCCCTCGCTCCGGAGGTGCTCTGA
- the rpsS gene encoding 30S ribosomal protein S19, giving the protein MPRSLKKGPFVDDHLLKKVDALNESGKKTVIRTWSRRSTIIPDMIGHTIAVHDGRKHVPVFVSDSMVGHKLGEFAPTRTFRGHIKDDRKARRR; this is encoded by the coding sequence ATGCCGCGCAGCCTGAAGAAGGGCCCGTTCGTGGACGACCACCTGCTCAAGAAGGTGGACGCCCTCAACGAGTCGGGCAAGAAGACGGTGATCAGGACCTGGTCCCGCCGTTCGACCATCATCCCCGACATGATCGGCCACACGATCGCGGTGCACGACGGCCGCAAGCACGTGCCGGTCTTCGTGTCGGACTCGATGGTGGGGCACAAGCTCGGGGAGTTCGCGCCCACGCGCACCTTCCGGGGCCATATCAAGGACGACCGCAAGGCGCGCAGGCGCTGA
- the rplP gene encoding 50S ribosomal protein L16 codes for MLIPRKVKHRKQHRPHRTGMATGGTRVTFGDYGIQALEPAYITNRQIESARIAINRHIRRGGKVWINVFPDRPLTKKPAETRMGSGKGSPEKWVANIKPGRVVFEMSFPNEQTAREALRRAIHKLPMKCRIVTREGGDI; via the coding sequence ATGCTGATCCCACGCAAGGTCAAGCACCGCAAGCAGCACCGGCCGCACCGCACCGGCATGGCCACCGGCGGCACGCGGGTGACCTTCGGCGACTACGGCATCCAGGCGCTCGAGCCCGCCTACATCACGAACCGGCAGATCGAGTCCGCCCGTATCGCCATCAACCGGCACATCCGCCGTGGCGGCAAGGTCTGGATCAACGTGTTCCCGGACCGCCCGCTCACCAAGAAGCCCGCCGAGACCCGCATGGGTTCCGGTAAGGGTTCGCCGGAGAAGTGGGTCGCCAACATCAAGCCCGGCCGGGTCGTGTTCGAGATGAGCTTCCCGAACGAGCAGACCGCTCGCGAGGCGCTGCGTCGCGCGATTCACAAGCTGCCCATGAAGTGCCGGATCGTTACCCGTGAAGGTGGTGACATCTGA
- the rplF gene encoding 50S ribosomal protein L6 codes for MSRIGKLPVTVPAGVDVSIDGRTVTVKGPKGTLSHTVIEPISVERGDDGAILVKRPDDERRSKAYHGLTRSLVNNLVVGVTSGYEKKLEIVGVGYRVALKGSNLEFALGFSHPVVVEPPEGITFAVEAPTRFSVSGIDKQLVGETAANIRKIRKPEPYKGKGVRYAGENVRRKVGKTGK; via the coding sequence ATGTCCCGTATCGGGAAGCTGCCCGTCACCGTGCCCGCTGGGGTGGACGTCTCCATCGACGGCCGCACGGTGACCGTGAAGGGCCCCAAGGGCACTCTGTCGCACACCGTCATCGAGCCGATCTCGGTCGAGCGCGGTGACGACGGCGCCATCCTCGTGAAGCGCCCTGACGACGAGCGCCGCAGCAAGGCCTACCACGGTCTCACCCGCTCGCTGGTCAACAACCTGGTCGTCGGCGTCACGTCCGGCTACGAGAAGAAGCTGGAGATCGTCGGCGTCGGTTACCGCGTGGCGTTGAAGGGCTCCAACCTCGAGTTCGCGCTCGGCTTCAGCCACCCTGTCGTGGTGGAGCCGCCGGAGGGCATCACCTTCGCGGTGGAGGCGCCCACCCGGTTCTCGGTCAGCGGCATCGACAAGCAGCTGGTCGGCGAGACCGCAGCCAACATCCGCAAGATCCGCAAGCCCGAGCCGTACAAGGGCAAGGGTGTGCGGTACGCGGGCGAGAACGTCCGCCGCAAGGTCGGAAAGACGGGTAAGTGA
- the rplC gene encoding 50S ribosomal protein L3 translates to MTERKITGILGRKLGMTQVFDENNRVVPVTVVQAGPNVVTQVRTPETDGYTAVQLAYGAVDPRKVNKPRTGHFTKAGTTPRRHLVELRTADAGEYSVGQEITAEVFDAGAVVDVVGTSKGKGTAGVMKRHGFKGLGNSHGTQRKHRSPGSIGGCATPGRVFKGLRMAGRMGNARVTTQSLTVHRVDTDNGLLLIKGAVPGPRGGLVLVKTAAKGGVK, encoded by the coding sequence ATGACCGAACGAAAGATCACCGGGATCCTGGGCAGGAAGCTCGGGATGACCCAGGTCTTCGACGAGAACAACCGGGTGGTCCCGGTCACCGTGGTCCAGGCGGGCCCGAACGTGGTGACGCAGGTCCGCACGCCGGAGACCGATGGCTACACGGCGGTGCAGCTCGCCTACGGCGCGGTCGACCCGCGCAAGGTGAACAAGCCGCGCACCGGCCACTTCACCAAGGCGGGCACCACACCGCGCCGGCACCTGGTCGAGCTGCGCACTGCCGACGCGGGCGAGTACAGCGTCGGGCAGGAGATCACCGCAGAGGTGTTCGACGCAGGCGCCGTCGTCGACGTGGTGGGCACCAGCAAGGGCAAGGGCACCGCGGGTGTCATGAAGCGCCACGGCTTCAAGGGACTCGGCAACAGCCACGGCACCCAGCGCAAGCACCGCTCGCCGGGTTCCATCGGCGGCTGTGCCACTCCCGGCCGGGTCTTCAAGGGCCTGCGGATGGCCGGTCGCATGGGCAACGCGCGGGTCACCACGCAGAGCCTCACCGTCCACCGCGTCGACACCGACAACGGGCTGCTGCTGATCAAGGGCGCCGTCCCCGGTCCGCGCGGCGGCCTCGTGCTGGTCAAGACGGCCGCGAAGGGTGGTGTGAAGTGA